In one Umezawaea sp. Da 62-37 genomic region, the following are encoded:
- a CDS encoding dATP/dGTP diphosphohydrolase domain-containing protein: protein MTQPLKPGEEIRIVSATGGAKGKKLASLGSLDPKALLVLAEASGFGAAKYEQHNYLRGYAWSLSFDACQRHLLAFWAGEELDPESGLPHLAHAAWHCLAMVSFQIRSIGTDDRFDSPQRDA from the coding sequence ATGACCCAGCCGCTCAAGCCCGGCGAGGAGATCCGCATCGTATCGGCGACTGGTGGGGCGAAAGGCAAGAAGCTGGCCAGTCTAGGCAGCCTCGACCCGAAGGCCCTGCTCGTTCTGGCTGAGGCGTCCGGTTTCGGCGCCGCGAAGTACGAGCAGCACAACTACCTCCGCGGCTACGCCTGGAGCCTGTCGTTCGACGCCTGCCAACGCCACCTGCTGGCGTTCTGGGCGGGCGAGGAGCTCGACCCGGAGAGCGGCCTGCCGCACCTGGCTCATGCTGCCTGGCACTGCCTGGCGATGGTGAGTTTCCAGATCCGCAGCATCGGCACCGATGACCGGTTCGACTCGCCTCAGCGCGACGCCTGA
- a CDS encoding peptidoglycan-binding domain-containing protein, giving the protein MIDGQAYVTALDITNHPEIGLDLNAFTDQLQVACRDQGENRLKYAIHRALLMDTRPQFRPFQWTTSSGHFVHAHFSVHSDRRLLDTRAWNLPMLSGTAAPAPAPAPAPAPAPTAPSFPISRSECFGLRSDPRASVHGGYNAWERPHVLRIQQALQRKGYAPSASGWADGLYDQPTVDAVARWQRDHMPGTTLWGQVWWDDWAKLLA; this is encoded by the coding sequence GTGATCGACGGCCAGGCGTACGTGACCGCGTTGGATATCACCAACCACCCCGAGATCGGCCTCGATCTCAACGCCTTCACGGACCAGCTCCAGGTGGCCTGCCGCGACCAGGGCGAGAACCGCCTGAAGTACGCGATCCACCGCGCACTGCTCATGGACACCCGTCCGCAGTTCCGCCCGTTCCAGTGGACGACCAGCTCGGGTCACTTCGTGCACGCGCACTTCAGCGTGCACAGCGACCGGCGACTGCTCGACACGCGGGCCTGGAACCTCCCAATGCTGTCGGGCACCGCGGCCCCCGCGCCAGCCCCGGCACCTGCACCAGCTCCTGCCCCGACGGCTCCCTCGTTCCCGATCTCGCGGAGCGAGTGCTTCGGCCTGCGCAGTGACCCCCGTGCCTCGGTGCACGGCGGCTACAACGCCTGGGAACGCCCGCACGTCCTGCGAATCCAGCAGGCCCTTCAGCGCAAGGGGTACGCCCCGAGCGCGTCCGGCTGGGCGGACGGCCTGTACGACCAGCCCACGGTCGACGCGGTGGCCCGATGGCAGCGCGACCACATGCCCGGCACCACGCTCTGGGGCCAGGTGTGGTGGGACGACTGGGCGAAGCTGCTCGCCTGA
- a CDS encoding phage portal protein, with translation MNTLADTSPASLAKQLLGILYKDKARLERIDDYLHGRHDDPYMPETADAEYKMLARRAVSNWMPLLVGTPAQALCVDGFRRGLPGELPKSNDGAALPEWDHWERSRLGARQAAVYRGALSYGHSFTLTEKAKGRVRSKGLSAMKTAALFEDPANDEIPFAALTIIQSPRGDERGIARLWDSRNEYRVTFKSLSDLDGVKVHNGRRHGSSECPVTRFAALVDLEGRTIGVIEPMIELQDRINQTVFDLLIAQTGGSFKVRYASGMAPPIRRDPETGEPELDEQGNPKPLPINLNAKRFLFSEDADVKFGTLDETPLGGYIESIDMSIRHLAAVSQTPPHHLLGQIANLSAEALLAAETALSRKIEEFRRVFSEAWERVFRLAAELAGDAVSADDFHGEVLWRDMEQRSLAQSADALGKLAESLGVPKRGLWRRVPGVTQNEIDDWEDLREEEDAELMLAASIRRATTTAPAVQFSDANQSAA, from the coding sequence GTGAACACCTTGGCAGACACGAGTCCCGCGTCCCTCGCAAAGCAGCTCCTGGGCATCCTCTACAAGGACAAGGCCCGGCTGGAGCGGATCGACGACTACCTGCACGGGCGTCACGACGACCCGTACATGCCGGAGACTGCGGACGCCGAGTACAAGATGCTGGCGCGTCGGGCGGTGTCCAACTGGATGCCCCTGCTCGTCGGTACCCCGGCGCAGGCGCTGTGCGTGGACGGCTTCCGGCGCGGCCTGCCTGGCGAGCTGCCCAAGAGCAACGACGGCGCGGCCCTACCCGAGTGGGATCACTGGGAGCGGTCGCGCCTGGGCGCCCGGCAGGCTGCGGTCTACCGCGGCGCGCTGAGCTACGGCCACAGCTTCACCCTGACCGAGAAGGCCAAGGGGCGCGTGCGCTCCAAGGGGCTGTCGGCGATGAAGACCGCGGCGCTGTTTGAGGACCCCGCGAATGACGAGATTCCCTTTGCCGCGCTGACGATCATCCAGTCGCCGCGCGGGGATGAGCGAGGCATCGCCCGCCTGTGGGACTCGCGCAACGAGTACCGCGTGACCTTCAAGTCGCTGTCCGACCTGGACGGCGTGAAGGTTCACAACGGCCGTCGTCACGGCTCGTCGGAGTGCCCGGTCACAAGGTTCGCCGCGCTGGTGGATCTCGAAGGGCGCACGATCGGCGTGATCGAGCCGATGATCGAGCTCCAGGACCGCATCAACCAGACGGTCTTCGACCTGCTCATTGCGCAGACGGGCGGCAGCTTCAAAGTCCGCTACGCCTCTGGCATGGCACCGCCGATCAGGCGCGACCCGGAGACCGGTGAGCCTGAACTCGACGAGCAGGGCAACCCCAAGCCCCTGCCGATCAACCTCAACGCCAAGCGGTTCCTGTTCTCCGAGGACGCCGACGTCAAGTTCGGCACGCTGGACGAGACGCCGCTCGGCGGCTACATCGAGTCCATCGACATGAGCATCCGCCACCTGGCGGCCGTGTCGCAGACTCCCCCGCACCACCTGCTGGGCCAGATCGCCAACCTGTCGGCGGAAGCCCTGCTGGCCGCGGAAACCGCGCTGTCGCGCAAGATCGAGGAGTTCCGCCGCGTCTTTTCTGAGGCGTGGGAACGGGTCTTCCGTCTCGCCGCCGAGCTCGCGGGCGACGCGGTGTCGGCTGACGACTTCCACGGCGAAGTCCTGTGGCGCGACATGGAGCAGCGCTCTCTGGCGCAGTCCGCAGACGCGCTGGGCAAGCTCGCCGAGTCCCTCGGCGTGCCGAAGCGCGGCCTGTGGCGGCGCGTGCCGGGCGTCACGCAGAACGAGATCGACGACTGGGAAGACCTCCGCGAGGAGGAGGACGCTGAGCTGATGCTCGCCGCCTCCATCCGGCGCGCGACGACCACGGCCCCGGCGGTGCAGTTCTCCGACGCCAATCAGTCTGCCGCCTAG
- a CDS encoding DUF5403 family protein has product MAEVYRRVGRHKIEKLIALHRTVQDDLDDIALGRAGNAEAGLAAHRHEGHAQISIEVGDIDRYVVLDDERGLMAALSIEFGRAPVAPTEDNPDGSAGMEGLGVLRDAMGVKRQPRRSRR; this is encoded by the coding sequence GTGGCTGAGGTGTACCGGCGCGTTGGGCGCCACAAGATCGAGAAGCTCATCGCACTTCACCGAACCGTGCAGGATGATTTGGACGACATCGCGCTGGGTCGGGCGGGGAACGCTGAGGCCGGACTCGCCGCGCACCGCCACGAAGGCCACGCGCAGATCAGTATCGAGGTCGGCGACATCGACCGCTACGTGGTCCTCGACGACGAGCGCGGCCTCATGGCTGCCCTATCCATCGAGTTCGGACGCGCGCCCGTTGCACCGACCGAGGACAACCCGGACGGCAGCGCGGGCATGGAGGGCCTTGGGGTGCTTCGTGACGCGATGGGCGTGAAGCGCCAGCCCCGCAGGAGCAGGCGGTGA
- a CDS encoding phage tail assembly protein has protein sequence MSSFSLDDIRAAADRKYGSTDITVGETTVRLLNPLRMPKAQRDKLVNIQKDMEGTDGEGSEVDQVAIFQSALRTVAETSSQAKTLIAAIGDDLGVLAEVFERYTEGQSVGEASPSAA, from the coding sequence GTGTCCAGCTTCTCCCTCGACGACATCCGCGCCGCCGCTGACCGCAAGTACGGCTCGACCGACATCACCGTGGGCGAGACGACCGTGCGCCTGCTCAACCCACTGCGGATGCCCAAGGCCCAGCGGGACAAGCTCGTCAACATCCAGAAGGACATGGAAGGTACGGACGGCGAAGGGTCCGAAGTGGACCAGGTCGCCATCTTCCAGAGTGCGCTGCGCACCGTTGCCGAGACGTCGTCTCAGGCCAAGACGCTGATCGCGGCGATCGGCGACGACTTGGGCGTTCTCGCCGAGGTCTTCGAGCGCTACACGGAGGGCCAGAGCGTGGGGGAAGCCTCGCCCTCTGCCGCCTGA